A part of Methanothermobacter sp. genomic DNA contains:
- a CDS encoding 50S ribosomal protein L21e: MRRSRGFRSKTRHKLQKVKRPGRSNPITRKIQSFSEGDLVHIIIDPSIHRGQPHPRFHGKTGRVAGMMGRSYVVSIRDGKKEKQLVVRPEHLQMQE; this comes from the coding sequence ATGAGAAGATCAAGAGGTTTCAGAAGTAAAACAAGACACAAGCTTCAGAAGGTTAAAAGACCTGGAAGATCAAACCCGATAACAAGGAAGATTCAGAGCTTCAGTGAGGGTGACCTTGTACACATAATAATAGATCCAAGCATCCACAGGGGCCAGCCACACCCCCGCTTCCATGGTAAAACAGGCCGTGTTGCCGGTATGATGGGCAGATCATATGTGGTGTCCATAAGGGATGGTAAAAAGGAGAAACAGCTTGTGGTGAGGCCAGAGCACCTTCAGATGCAAGAGTGA
- a CDS encoding DUF655 domain-containing protein → MEEYAIILDYLPLGYVSEGFGTFKKRPVAQALGKDEFTLLELTPRPDVDLEIHEEVYIGKGKRDKIARINRRLRHNELTATARVELPYVIEEIIKSNEDRFVRFFNEAGPISTRLHQLELLPGIGKKHMWDILKAREEKPFESFEDIKNRVPMLSDPVKLIVRRVLMELDVEGAKRGKRKYTIFTRPPQKKRD, encoded by the coding sequence ATGGAAGAGTACGCTATCATACTGGATTACCTTCCACTTGGCTACGTGAGTGAAGGTTTCGGTACATTCAAGAAGAGGCCTGTTGCCCAGGCTCTGGGAAAGGATGAGTTCACCCTCCTTGAGTTAACACCCAGGCCAGATGTTGACCTTGAGATTCATGAGGAGGTCTACATAGGTAAGGGTAAAAGGGATAAGATAGCCAGGATCAACAGGAGACTCCGGCACAATGAACTCACGGCCACGGCCAGGGTTGAACTGCCCTACGTCATTGAGGAAATAATAAAGTCCAACGAGGACAGGTTCGTGCGTTTCTTCAATGAGGCGGGCCCCATAAGCACCAGGCTTCATCAGCTTGAACTTCTTCCAGGAATCGGTAAAAAGCATATGTGGGATATCCTGAAGGCCCGTGAGGAAAAGCCCTTTGAGAGTTTTGAGGACATAAAGAACAGGGTCCCGATGCTATCAGACCCTGTTAAACTCATCGTCAGGAGGGTCCTCATGGAACTGGATGTTGAGGGCGCCAAGCGGGGAAAAAGGAAGTACACAATATTCACAAGGCCTCCCCAGAAGAAGAGGGACTGA
- a CDS encoding signal recognition particle protein Srp54: MLGNLGRSLSKTMKKLAGMTIVDEEVVKEVIKDIQRALIQSDVNIKLVFNLSKSIEERALNEEPPKGITPKEHIISIVYEEMVKLLGERSHELKIEEKPYRILFLGLQGSGKTTTIGKLARYLRKKGFTVGVVCTDTWRPAAFEQLKQYTEGQDISVYGDPENKDALDLAEKGLERFQKKDVIIFDTAGRHKEEKDLLREMEELSAVIKPHEAILVIDGTIGQQAREQALAFREATDIGSIIVTKLDGSAKGGGALSAVAEIGAPIRFIGTGERIDDLEVFDPERFISRLLGMGDLKSLLEKVEEVSDEELAEESLDAILSGKFTLKDMRVQFEMMGKMGPLQQVMNMLPGVGKLPKDATKMTEETIRKYLIIMDSMTEEELEKPDIIKQSRIRRISRGSGTRNEDVKELLKYYRVTRKAMKGLGRRKMGGPLGQLMRQFMR, from the coding sequence ATGCTTGGAAATCTGGGCAGGAGTCTCAGTAAAACTATGAAAAAACTGGCAGGGATGACCATAGTTGATGAGGAGGTCGTGAAGGAAGTCATTAAGGATATACAGAGGGCCCTGATCCAGTCTGACGTTAACATAAAACTTGTATTCAATCTTTCAAAATCAATAGAGGAGCGGGCTCTTAATGAGGAACCCCCAAAGGGGATAACGCCCAAGGAGCACATCATAAGTATAGTCTACGAGGAGATGGTTAAGCTTCTTGGTGAAAGGTCCCATGAATTAAAGATAGAAGAGAAACCCTACCGGATACTCTTCCTGGGGCTCCAGGGGAGCGGTAAAACAACAACCATAGGTAAACTTGCAAGGTACCTGCGTAAGAAGGGTTTCACCGTGGGTGTGGTCTGTACAGACACCTGGAGACCCGCGGCCTTTGAACAGCTGAAGCAGTACACAGAGGGGCAGGATATCAGTGTCTACGGGGACCCTGAAAACAAAGACGCCCTTGACCTTGCAGAGAAGGGGCTTGAAAGGTTTCAGAAAAAGGATGTTATCATCTTCGACACCGCAGGAAGGCACAAGGAGGAGAAGGACCTCCTCAGGGAGATGGAGGAACTCTCGGCCGTCATTAAACCCCATGAGGCTATACTCGTAATCGATGGGACAATCGGCCAGCAGGCAAGGGAACAGGCCCTTGCATTCAGGGAGGCCACAGATATCGGGTCAATAATCGTTACAAAGCTTGATGGGTCAGCCAAGGGTGGAGGTGCACTCTCAGCGGTTGCAGAGATTGGTGCCCCCATCAGGTTCATAGGTACCGGGGAGCGGATAGATGACCTGGAGGTATTCGACCCTGAAAGGTTCATATCAAGGCTTCTTGGAATGGGGGACCTTAAGAGCCTCCTTGAAAAGGTTGAGGAGGTCTCAGATGAGGAACTTGCTGAGGAATCCCTAGACGCCATACTATCCGGGAAGTTCACACTGAAGGATATGAGGGTCCAGTTTGAGATGATGGGCAAGATGGGGCCCCTGCAGCAGGTCATGAATATGCTCCCTGGTGTTGGGAAACTCCCCAAGGACGCCACAAAGATGACTGAGGAGACCATAAGGAAGTACCTTATCATCATGGACTCCATGACAGAGGAGGAACTGGAAAAACCCGACATAATCAAGCAATCCAGGATCAGAAGGATATCAAGGGGATCAGGTACCCGGAACGAGGACGTCAAGGAACTTTTAAAGTACTACAGGGTCACCAGGAAGGCCATGAAGGGCCTTGGCAGAAGGAAGATGGGTGGTCCTCTAGGTCAGCTGATGAGGCAGTTCATGAGATAG
- a CDS encoding tRNA pseudouridine(54/55) synthase Pus10, which produces MDVQERLDAILDITDSKICPHCLGRRFSDVMEGPGNRLRGERLVEKFSLHLEGPCLVCGGMFERLDEAALMASKKVDELNLEYSSVLVGTRLPDDVLRIDEEINRRLGIQVESIKKDLNREIGKRVISILRCAADFESPDLVITVDLRGQIRVHVQINPIFIEGRYRKLVRGIPQTRWPCRSCRGRGCRRCDYTGKMYPTSVEELISEPVLEATQGSDSKFHGSGREDVDVRMLGTGRPFVLEIKEPAIRTPDLRALEDEINRRAGGMVEVADLRFSSRNRKVELKELSRKKYKVYRAIVELEGAVSDEDLVKLEKLDLIRQRTPLRVSHRRADRIRERRVLGISWKRLDGRLELIIKAEGGLYIKELISGDSGRTEPSVSSILGVPARCASLDVLEVGEAA; this is translated from the coding sequence ATGGATGTTCAGGAAAGACTTGATGCCATCTTGGATATCACAGACTCTAAAATATGTCCTCACTGCCTTGGAAGACGTTTTTCTGACGTTATGGAGGGTCCCGGGAACCGCCTGAGGGGTGAAAGGCTTGTTGAAAAATTTTCACTTCATCTGGAAGGCCCCTGCCTGGTATGTGGCGGTATGTTTGAGAGACTCGATGAGGCTGCCCTGATGGCCAGTAAGAAGGTGGATGAACTCAACCTGGAGTACTCCTCAGTACTTGTGGGTACAAGACTCCCTGATGATGTGCTCAGAATTGATGAAGAGATAAACAGACGCCTTGGAATACAGGTGGAGAGTATCAAGAAGGATTTGAACCGTGAAATCGGTAAGAGGGTCATCTCCATCCTCCGCTGTGCTGCGGACTTTGAATCTCCAGACCTTGTAATAACCGTTGATCTGCGGGGGCAAATAAGGGTCCATGTTCAGATAAACCCCATCTTCATTGAGGGACGATACCGTAAACTTGTCCGTGGTATACCCCAGACAAGATGGCCCTGCAGGAGCTGCCGTGGTAGGGGGTGCCGTAGGTGCGATTATACTGGTAAAATGTACCCCACATCAGTGGAGGAACTCATATCAGAACCTGTCCTTGAGGCGACGCAGGGAAGTGACAGTAAGTTCCATGGCTCTGGCAGAGAGGATGTGGATGTGCGGATGCTTGGAACCGGAAGACCCTTCGTACTGGAGATTAAGGAGCCGGCAATCCGCACACCAGATCTAAGGGCACTGGAGGATGAGATAAACAGAAGAGCCGGGGGCATGGTTGAGGTGGCTGATCTGAGGTTCTCCTCCAGGAACAGGAAGGTGGAACTCAAGGAGTTATCAAGGAAAAAATACAAGGTCTACCGTGCCATTGTTGAACTCGAAGGTGCCGTATCTGATGAGGACCTGGTAAAGCTTGAGAAACTTGATCTGATAAGGCAGCGGACACCGCTAAGGGTTTCACATAGAAGGGCTGACAGGATCAGGGAACGCAGGGTCCTTGGCATATCCTGGAAACGCCTTGACGGTCGCCTGGAACTTATAATAAAGGCGGAGGGTGGACTTTACATAAAGGAACTGATCTCAGGGGATTCTGGTCGTACAGAACCCAGTGTGAGCAGCATCCTGGGTGTACCTGCAAGGTGCGCCAGCCTCGATGTCCTTGAGGTCGGGGAGGCCGCATGA
- a CDS encoding RNA polymerase Rpb4 family protein: MIGKKVLESEPVSMAEVKEILEKFGEEHELTYEQNLVLDHVTRFSRLDPETSRSLIEELMGIPNIKRRHAVKIADIMPVDLSDLRLIFAKERVPIKAEDLPGILEVIDKYRVE, encoded by the coding sequence ATGATAGGGAAAAAGGTTCTGGAAAGTGAACCTGTTTCAATGGCAGAGGTTAAGGAGATACTTGAAAAATTCGGGGAAGAACATGAGCTCACCTACGAGCAGAACCTTGTCCTTGACCATGTAACCCGCTTTTCAAGGCTTGACCCTGAAACCAGCAGGAGTCTCATTGAGGAACTGATGGGTATCCCCAACATAAAGAGGAGGCATGCTGTCAAGATCGCAGATATTATGCCTGTGGACCTATCGGACCTCCGTTTAATCTTTGCCAAGGAAAGGGTCCCCATAAAGGCAGAGGACCTGCCAGGTATACTCGAGGTAATAGATAAATACCGGGTCGAATAA